A genomic window from Brassica oleracea var. oleracea cultivar TO1000 chromosome C8, BOL, whole genome shotgun sequence includes:
- the LOC106312028 gene encoding ubiquitin carboxyl-terminal hydrolase 26 — translation MRPNTRNKNKRQRPSDAADSYSQILRKIHEANDVTDEDVNQLFMISKPLCQGCRVNTRDNPNCFCGLVPPPNGSRKSGLWQKTSEIIQALGPDLSSELRDSDSTPAGLTNLGATCYANSILQCLYMNTAFREGVFSVEVDVLKQYPVLDQIARLFAQLYASKKSFVDSDAFVKTLELDNGIQQDIHEFSTLLLSLLERCLRHSGVSKAKTIVQDLFRGSVSHVTTCSKCGRESEASSKVEDFYALELNIKGLKSLDDSLNDYLSLEHLNGDNQYFCGSCDARVDATRCIKLRTLPPVITFQLKRCVFLPKTTAKKKITSSLSFPQALDMRSRLAESSENELTYELSAVLIHKGSAVNSGHYVAHIKDEKTGLWWKFDDEQVSELGTHPFDGGSSSTAQSESNGAASSGKTKDVKQSGSSSIKSEVFSSSDAYMLMYSLRCGKKESQEGQRENPLDIANGEVASVQQPEGCYLPSHLDKWINDLNATFLEACKQFDLTKESQLKTLTERRQEVRTILSEAAVQSLEEQYFWISTEWIRLWADTISPPALDNTPLLCSHGKVLASKVTCMKRISELAWTKLESKFNGGPKLGKGDYCRECLMDGARMVVSSDSYRDRRTFMKNIATDVLSGKCEDGNYYISKAWLQQWVKRKNIDAPSEADAGPTNAITCSHGELMPEQAPGAKRILVPENLWSFLVEDALKVTPEDTSGCQCFPLDSIQCSHCTSELSEVAGVEDALRTIKAKQRQNHDKLATGKGIALTPQSPYFLLPSPWLMQWRSYINMTGKNSSSVPEPELLDGVINTLKCQKHTRLLERLPELVYRRGSLFQKNPSTDKLTIIPEDDWKYFCEEWGGIVEKGVSALIEDGSNMNRSASQDVIDLDQDSSPDVNMEIDNQQLIIRTFPEVCEECIGERESCELMQKLTYSEGDVSVCLVRGKEAPKSMLNASDSSFEVDRRTSKRSRRTNYGKQTSLKVSATTTVYQLKMMIWQLLGVMKENQELHKGTQLIDQESATLADMNIFPGDKLWVRDTEIHEHRDIADELCDTKSGPQDIEEGFRGTLLTGDITFEAC, via the exons ATGAGACCTAACACCAGGAACAAGAACAAACGGCAAAGACCATCAGACGCTGCTGATTCCTATTCTCAAATTCTCCG AAAGATCCACGAAGCTAATGATGTAACCGATGAAGACGTGAACCAGCTTTTCATGATATCCAAGCCACTTTGTCAAGGCTGCCGTGTCAACACCCGTGACAACCCCAACTGTTTCTGCGGTCTTGTTCCTCCGCCTAACGGAAGCCGTAAGTCTGGTCTCTGGCAGAAGACTTCCGAGATCATCCAGGCTCTTGGTCCTGATCTCTCCTCCGAGCTTCGTGATTCTGACTCTACGCCGGCTGGTTTAACCAATCTGGGAGCTACTTGCTATGCTAATAGTATACTCCAGTGTTTGTACATGAACACTGCGTTCCGGGAAGGAGTTTTCTCTGTCGAAGTTGATGTCTTGAAGCAGTATCCTGTCTTGGATCAGATTGCGAGGCTTTTCGCCCAGCTGTATGCTAGCAAAAAGTCTTTTGTCGATTCTGATGCTTTTGTGAAGACGCTCGAGTTGGATAATGGGATTCAGCAGGATATACATGAGTTCTCCACTTTGCTTCTCTCCTTGCTTGAGCGTTGCTTACGCCATTCTGGAGTTTCCAAGGCCAAAACAATTGTGCAGGATCTCTTCCGCGGTAGTGTCTCGCATGTGACCAC GTGCTCAAAATGTGGGAGGGAGTCCGAAGCTTCTTCAAAGGTCGAAGATTTTTATGCCCTTGAGTTGAATATCAAGGGCCTCAAAAGTTTGGATGATAGTTTGAATGATTACCTTAGCTTGGAGCATCTCAATGGGGACAACCAATATTTTTGTGGGAGCTGCGATGCCAGAGTAGATGCCACACGCTGCATTAAGCTGCGCACACTACCTCCTGTTATCACTTTCCAGCTCAAACGATGTGTTTTCCTCCCTAAG ACTACGGCTAAGAAGAAGATTACGTCCTCGCTTTCCTTTCCTCAAGCGCTGGATATGCGATCGAGATTGGCAGAGTCTTCTGAGAATGAGTTGACATACGAACTCTCTGCTGTGTTAATCCACAAAGGAAGCGCTGTGAACAGTGGACATTACGTTGCTCACATAAAAGATGAAAAGACTGGCTTGTGGTGGAAATTTGACGATGAGCAAGTGTCTGAACTGGGTACACATCCATTCGATGGAGGTTCTTCTTCAACTGCACAGTCCGAGAGTAATGGTGCCGCTAGTAGTGGGAAAACCAAAGATGTCAAACAATCAGGTTCTTCTTCTATTAAGTCGGAGGTTTTCTCATCCAGTGATGCTTATATGCTGATGTACAGTCTTAGATGCGGTAAAAAGGAAAGTCAGGAAGGACAAAGAGAGAACCCTCTTGACATAGCCAACGGAGAAGTTGCTAGTGTTCAACAGCCGGAAGGTTGTTATCTTCCGTCACATCTCGATAAATGGATCAATGACCTGAACGCAACATTCCTTGAGGCGTGCAAGCAATTTGATTTAACAAAGGAAAGTCAATTGAAAACTTTGACTGAAAGGAGGCAAGAAGTACGGACTATACTTTCAGAAGCTGCTGTTCAGTCACTTGAAGAACAATATTTTTGGATCTCCACAGAATGGATTCGTCTATGGGCTGATACCATTTCGCCCCC CGCTTTGGACAACACCCCGTTACTTTGTTCCCATGGGAAAGTTCTTGCCTCAAAAGTTACTTGCATGAAGCGTATATCTGAACTTGCATGGACGAAGTTAGAATCAAAG TTCAATGGTGGACCAAAGTTAGGGAAAGGGGACTACTGCAGGGAATGCCTTATGGATGGTGCTCGCATGGTTGTCTCTTCTGACAGTTATAGGGATCGAAGAACATTCATGAAAAACATAGCAACTGATGTTCTTTCGGGAAAGTGCGAGGACGGAAATTATTACATCTCTAAAGCATG GTTGCAGCAATGGGTGAAAAGGAAAAACATTGATGCTCCCAGTGAAGCAGATGCAGGACCTACAAATGCAATCACGTGCAGTCATGGAGAGCTGATGCCTGAGCAAGCGCCAGGGGCCAAAAGAATTCTAGTTCCAGAGAATCTCTGGTCATTCCTTGTTGAAGATGCTTTAAAAGTGACACCAGAAGATACTTCGGGTTGTCAATGTTTCCCTCTGGACTCCATCCAATGTTCTCATTGCACATCCGAACTTTCTGAGGTTGCAGGCGTCGAGGATGCATTAAG AACAATAAAGGCCAAGCAGCGCCAAAATCACGATAAGTTAGCCACGGGAAAGGGTATAGCATTAACGCCACAAAGCCCATATTTCTTGTTGCCATCTCCATGGCTAATGCAGTGGAGAAGCTATATTAACATGACTGGAAAAAATAGTTCCTCAGTACCAGAGCCTGAACTTCTTGATGGAGTCATTAATACTCTCAAATGCCAGAAG CACACTCGACTCCTTGAAAGGCTCCCTGAACTTGTCTACAGACGTGGCTCATTATTTCAAAAAAATCCATCT ACGGATAAGCTGACAATCATCCCTGAGGATGACTGGAAGTATTTCTGTGAGGAGTGGGGAGGGATCGTGGAGAAGGGAGTCTCTGCTCTTATTGAGGATGGTAGTAATATGAATCGAAGTGCATCCCAGGACGTAATTGACCTTGATCAGGATTCTTCTCCTGATGTTAATATGGAGATTGATAATCAGCAGCTTATTATCAGGACATTTCCAGAG GTTTGTGAGGAATGCATAGGAGAGAGGGAGAGCTGTGAGTTGATGCAGAAGCTCACTTATTCTGAAGGAGATGTATCTGTCTGCCTGGTGCGCGGAAAGGAAGCTCCAAAGTCAATGTTAAATGCATCTGACTCGAGCTTTGAGGTGGACCGTCGCACGTCAAAGCGTTCTCGAAGAACTAACTATGGGAAGCAGACTAGCCTGAAAGTTTCTGCAACGACCACTGTGTACCAGTTAAAGATGATGATATGGCAACTACTAGGG GTGATGAAGGAAAACCAAGAACTTCACAAAGGCACACAACTGATTGATCAAGAATCTGCAACCCTTGCAGACATGAACATATTCCCTGGCGACAAGCTTTGGGTGAGAGATACCGAGATACATGAGCACCGCGATATTGCTG ATGAGCTTTGCGATACGAAGTCAGGGCCTCAAGATATAGAAGAAGGTTTCCGGGGCACACTATTGACTGGAGATATCACTTTTGAAGCCTGCTAG
- the LOC106312079 gene encoding pre-mRNA-splicing factor cwc-21, with translation MYNGIGLQTARGSGTNGYVQTNKFFVRPRNGGKPVSGGKGFADDQGTAGLSKKPNKDILEHDRKRQIHLKLAVLEDELADQGFSDAEIAEKLEEARLKFEAAAASEESDAVGDSKISDTQTHQVAARKEKQMEAFRAALGLRDQEPAEEGIIEEEPTGLVKERREHSFLDRGSGRKRDEGVEVKDGKGKENKKERGDDDVDEVKRHKKKVSKKRRHDDDDDSSESDGKGRDRRRRSKKKAKGRKQESDSSSYDSDSDSDSGEKRRRKVTKKRGRSRRSVSSESEAESDDSLKLPKSHKKSRPTNQSVSKDSMDKPDEGRGGRKRHDSDVSEPESEDEKQQLRKREEAYRSGQKPKRDQEDLESDHLKDMHRGGKKAARDSDDSEAEYGNNRKQLRSKVEVYSGGMSKKRAEEEIVSKHDYDRKQVARDSSDDSEAEYENRRKLKDDSYQRGRKQIREEDHSRYGRDRYRSDDAGQRRGTVKDVDDRYRGQASEEEDENDRGRYRQRRETVKEDDTEYKRGRERYRGDKEDRYRDDVAAGKRHVTGKEDEDDERVSREREYSNKGRSHYDGRSSGKRSSYADRD, from the coding sequence ATGTACAACGGAATAGGGTTACAGACCGCGAGAGGATCTGGGACTAACGGTTACGTTCAGACGAACAAGTTCTTCGTGAGGCCTAGGAACGGTGGTAAGCCCGTTAGTGGAGGAAAAGGGTTTGCGGATGATCAGGGAACCGCTGGTTTATCCAAGAAACCCAACAAAGACATCCTTGAGCATGACCGTAAGCGCCAGATTCATCTCAAGCTTGCTGTGCTTGAAGACGAGCTTGCAGATCAGGGCTTCTCTGATGCCGAGATTGCTGAGAAGCTTGAGGAAGCAAGGTTGAAGTTTGAAGCTGCTGCTGCCTCTGAGGAGAGTGATGCGGTTGGTGATTCGAAGATCTCCGATACACAGACTCATCAGGTTGCTGCGAGGAAGGAGAAGCAGATGGAAGCTTTTCGAGCTGCGCTTGGTTTGCGTGATCAGGAGCCGGCTGAAGAAGGGATCATTGAGGAGGAGCCAACAGGGTTAGTGAAAGAGAGGCGGGAACATTCGTTTTTGGACCGTGGTAGTGGGAGGAAGAGAGATGAGGGTGTTGAGGTGAAAGATGGCAAGGGTAAGGAAAACAAGAAGGAGCGTGGTGATGATGATGTGGATGAAGTGAAGCGTCACAAGAAGAAAGTGAGCAAGAAGAGAAGACATGATGATGATGATGACTCATCTGAGTCTGATGGTAAGGGACGTGACCGCAGAAGGCGCTCTAAGAAGAAGGCTAAGGGGCGTAAACAAGAGAGTGACTCTAGCAGCTACGATTCTGACTCTGACAGTGATAGCGGAGAGAAGAGGAGAAGGAAGGTTACAAAGAAACGTGGTAGAAGCAGGAGAAGTGTCTCTTCTGAATCTGAAGCTGAGAGTGACGACAGCCTGAAACTTCCGAAGTCACACAAAAAGAGTCGACCCACCAACCAATCAGTTTCAAAAGATTCAATGGACAAACCTGATGAAGGAAGAGGTGGGCGAAAGAGACATGATTCTGATGTTAGCGAGCCTGAGTCTGAGGATGAGAAACAACAACTGCGAAAGAGAGAAGAAGCTTACCGCAGTGGACAAAAGCCGAAAAGAGATCAGGAAGACTTGGAGTCTGATCATCTTAAGGACATGCATAGAGGTGGCAAGAAAGCTGCAAGAGACTCTGATGACAGTGAGGCCGAGTATGGGAACAATAGGAAACAGCTGCGCAGTAAGGTGGAAGTTTACAGTGGAGGAATGAGCAAGAAGAGAGCTGAAGAAGAGATCGTGTCCAAGCATGATTATGATAGGAAGCAAGTTGCAAGAGACTCTTCTGATGACAGTGAGGCTGAGTATGAAAATAGGAGGAAGCTGAAGGATGACAGTTACCAAAGAGGAAGGAAGCAGATAAGAGAGGAGGACCACAGTCGCTATGGAAGGGACAGGTATAGAAGCGATGATGCTGGTCAGAGACGTGGAACTGTTAAGGATGTTGATGATAGGTATAGAGGTCAAGCCAGCGAGGAAGAGGATGAAAATGATAGGGGTCGATACAGACAGAGACGTGAAACGGTTAAGGAGGATGATACGGAGTACAAGCGTGGCAGGGAGAGGTACAGAGGCGATAAGGAGGACAGGTATAGAGATGATGTTGCTGCTGGAAAAAGACATGTGACGGGTAAGGAAGACGAAGATGATGAAAGAGTTAGCAGGGAGCGTGAGTACTCAAACAAGGGTCGAAGTCATTACGATGGCCGATCAAGCGGGAAGAGGTCGTCCTACGCTGATAGAGATTAA
- the LOC106309950 gene encoding probable 2-oxoglutarate-dependent dioxygenase At3g49630 isoform X1 yields the protein MATNFKPHLPIIDISPLLVKCDDPDMMDDTGVAEVVRKLDRACRDVGFFYVIGHGISESLMRKVKEMTHRFFELPYEEKLKIKITPAAGYRGYQKIGVNYTSGKQDFHEAIDCYREFKQGKYGETGKVLEGLNQWPDNSQEYKGLMDEYIKLCTDLSRNILRGISLALGGSPYEFEGEMVGDPFWVMRIIGYPGVNQENVIGCGAHTDYGLLTLINQDDDKTALQVKNLAGDWVSAIPIPGSFICNIGDMLKILSNGVYESTLHRVINNAPLYRVCIAFFYETNFDAMVEPLEIFKEKYPGDKRSQVPKRVVYGEHLVNKVQTTFAKLLEYS from the exons ATGGCTACAAACTTCAAGCCACACTTACCAATTATCG ACATCAGTCCTTTACTTGTCAAATGCGATGATCCCGACATGATGGACGATACTGGCGTGGCGGAGGTTGTCCGAAAACTAGACCGGGCTTGTCGGGACGTCGGATTCTTCTACGTG ATTGGTCATGGAATTTCGGAGAGTCTTATGAGGAAGGTGAAAGAGATGACACATCGATTCTTCGAGCTTCCATATGAGGAGAAACTTAAGATCAAGATTACTCCAGCAGCTGGATATAG AGGATATCAGAAAATTGGAGTGAACTATACGAGCGGGAAACAAGATTTCCACGAAGCAATTGAT TGTTACAGAGAGTTCAAGCAAGGAAAGTATGGGGAAACTGGAAAGGTCTTGGAAGGGTTAAACCAGTG GCCAGATAATTCTCAAGAGTACAAAGGGTTGATGGATGAGTATATTAAGTTATGCACAG ATCTCTCTAGAAACATCCTAAGAGGAATCTCCTTAGCTCTTGGTGGATCACCTTATGAATTTGAGGGAGAAATGGTTGGGGATCCTTTTTGGGTGATGCGTATAATTGGTTATCCAGGTGTAAACCAAGAAAATGTTATCGGATG TGGAGCTCACACTGACTATG GCTTGTTGACGCTTATAAATCAAGACGATGATAAAACTGCTCTTCAG GTGAAAAACTTGGCTGGTGATTGGGTATCAGCTATTCCAATCCCTGGATCATTTATTTGTAACATTGGTGACATGTTAAAG ATACTTTCAAATGGAGTATACGAATCCACACTTCATAGAGTGATCAATAATGCTCCTCTATACCGTGTATGCATTGCTTTCTTTTACGAG ACTAACTTTGACGCGATGGTTGAGCCACTGGAAATCTTCAAAGAGAAGTATCCAGGAGATAAAAGATCTCAAGTTCCCAAAAGAGTTGTATATGGAGAGCATCTCGTTAACAAAGTCCAAACCACCTTCGCAAAGTTATTGGAATACAGTTAA
- the LOC106309950 gene encoding probable 2-oxoglutarate-dependent dioxygenase At3g49630 isoform X3 yields the protein MATNFKPHLPIIDISPLLVKCDDPDMMDDTGVAEVVRKLDRACRDVGFFYVIGHGISESLMRKVKEMTHRFFELPYEEKLKIKITPAAGYRGYQKIGVNYTSGKQDFHEAIDCYREFKQGKYGETGKVLEGLNQWPDNSQEYKGLMDEYIKLCTDLSRNILRGISLALGGSPYEFEGEMVGDPFWVMRIIGYPGVNQENVIGCGAHTDYGLLTLINQDDDKTALQILSNGVYESTLHRVINNAPLYRVCIAFFYETNFDAMVEPLEIFKEKYPGDKRSQVPKRVVYGEHLVNKVQTTFAKLLEYS from the exons ATGGCTACAAACTTCAAGCCACACTTACCAATTATCG ACATCAGTCCTTTACTTGTCAAATGCGATGATCCCGACATGATGGACGATACTGGCGTGGCGGAGGTTGTCCGAAAACTAGACCGGGCTTGTCGGGACGTCGGATTCTTCTACGTG ATTGGTCATGGAATTTCGGAGAGTCTTATGAGGAAGGTGAAAGAGATGACACATCGATTCTTCGAGCTTCCATATGAGGAGAAACTTAAGATCAAGATTACTCCAGCAGCTGGATATAG AGGATATCAGAAAATTGGAGTGAACTATACGAGCGGGAAACAAGATTTCCACGAAGCAATTGAT TGTTACAGAGAGTTCAAGCAAGGAAAGTATGGGGAAACTGGAAAGGTCTTGGAAGGGTTAAACCAGTG GCCAGATAATTCTCAAGAGTACAAAGGGTTGATGGATGAGTATATTAAGTTATGCACAG ATCTCTCTAGAAACATCCTAAGAGGAATCTCCTTAGCTCTTGGTGGATCACCTTATGAATTTGAGGGAGAAATGGTTGGGGATCCTTTTTGGGTGATGCGTATAATTGGTTATCCAGGTGTAAACCAAGAAAATGTTATCGGATG TGGAGCTCACACTGACTATG GCTTGTTGACGCTTATAAATCAAGACGATGATAAAACTGCTCTTCAG ATACTTTCAAATGGAGTATACGAATCCACACTTCATAGAGTGATCAATAATGCTCCTCTATACCGTGTATGCATTGCTTTCTTTTACGAG ACTAACTTTGACGCGATGGTTGAGCCACTGGAAATCTTCAAAGAGAAGTATCCAGGAGATAAAAGATCTCAAGTTCCCAAAAGAGTTGTATATGGAGAGCATCTCGTTAACAAAGTCCAAACCACCTTCGCAAAGTTATTGGAATACAGTTAA
- the LOC106309950 gene encoding probable 2-oxoglutarate-dependent dioxygenase At3g49630 isoform X2 → MATNFKPHLPIIDISPLLVKCDDPDMMDDTGVAEVVRKLDRACRDVGFFYVIGHGISESLMRKVKEMTHRFFELPYEEKLKIKITPAAGYRGYQKIGVNYTSGKQDFHEAIDCYREFKQGKYGETGKVLEGLNQWPDNSQEYKGLMDEYIKLCTDLSRNILRGISLALGGSPYEFEGEMVGDPFWVMRIIGYPGVNQENVIGCGAHTDYGLLTLINQDDDKTALQVKNLAGDWVSAIPIPGSFICNIGDMLKILSNGVYESTLHRVINNAPLYRTNFDAMVEPLEIFKEKYPGDKRSQVPKRVVYGEHLVNKVQTTFAKLLEYS, encoded by the exons ATGGCTACAAACTTCAAGCCACACTTACCAATTATCG ACATCAGTCCTTTACTTGTCAAATGCGATGATCCCGACATGATGGACGATACTGGCGTGGCGGAGGTTGTCCGAAAACTAGACCGGGCTTGTCGGGACGTCGGATTCTTCTACGTG ATTGGTCATGGAATTTCGGAGAGTCTTATGAGGAAGGTGAAAGAGATGACACATCGATTCTTCGAGCTTCCATATGAGGAGAAACTTAAGATCAAGATTACTCCAGCAGCTGGATATAG AGGATATCAGAAAATTGGAGTGAACTATACGAGCGGGAAACAAGATTTCCACGAAGCAATTGAT TGTTACAGAGAGTTCAAGCAAGGAAAGTATGGGGAAACTGGAAAGGTCTTGGAAGGGTTAAACCAGTG GCCAGATAATTCTCAAGAGTACAAAGGGTTGATGGATGAGTATATTAAGTTATGCACAG ATCTCTCTAGAAACATCCTAAGAGGAATCTCCTTAGCTCTTGGTGGATCACCTTATGAATTTGAGGGAGAAATGGTTGGGGATCCTTTTTGGGTGATGCGTATAATTGGTTATCCAGGTGTAAACCAAGAAAATGTTATCGGATG TGGAGCTCACACTGACTATG GCTTGTTGACGCTTATAAATCAAGACGATGATAAAACTGCTCTTCAG GTGAAAAACTTGGCTGGTGATTGGGTATCAGCTATTCCAATCCCTGGATCATTTATTTGTAACATTGGTGACATGTTAAAG ATACTTTCAAATGGAGTATACGAATCCACACTTCATAGAGTGATCAATAATGCTCCTCTATACCGT ACTAACTTTGACGCGATGGTTGAGCCACTGGAAATCTTCAAAGAGAAGTATCCAGGAGATAAAAGATCTCAAGTTCCCAAAAGAGTTGTATATGGAGAGCATCTCGTTAACAAAGTCCAAACCACCTTCGCAAAGTTATTGGAATACAGTTAA
- the LOC106309950 gene encoding probable 2-oxoglutarate-dependent dioxygenase At3g49630 isoform X4, with protein sequence MATNFKPHLPIIDISPLLVKCDDPDMMDDTGVAEVVRKLDRACRDVGFFYVIGHGISESLMRKVKEMTHRFFELPYEEKLKIKITPAAGYRGYQKIGVNYTSGKQDFHEAIDCYREFKQGKYGETGKVLEGLNQWPDNSQEYKGLMDEYIKLCTDLSRNILRGISLALGGSPYEFEGEMVGDPFWVMRIIGYPGVNQENVIGCGAHTDYGLLTLINQDDDKTALQILSNGVYESTLHRVINNAPLYRTNFDAMVEPLEIFKEKYPGDKRSQVPKRVVYGEHLVNKVQTTFAKLLEYS encoded by the exons ATGGCTACAAACTTCAAGCCACACTTACCAATTATCG ACATCAGTCCTTTACTTGTCAAATGCGATGATCCCGACATGATGGACGATACTGGCGTGGCGGAGGTTGTCCGAAAACTAGACCGGGCTTGTCGGGACGTCGGATTCTTCTACGTG ATTGGTCATGGAATTTCGGAGAGTCTTATGAGGAAGGTGAAAGAGATGACACATCGATTCTTCGAGCTTCCATATGAGGAGAAACTTAAGATCAAGATTACTCCAGCAGCTGGATATAG AGGATATCAGAAAATTGGAGTGAACTATACGAGCGGGAAACAAGATTTCCACGAAGCAATTGAT TGTTACAGAGAGTTCAAGCAAGGAAAGTATGGGGAAACTGGAAAGGTCTTGGAAGGGTTAAACCAGTG GCCAGATAATTCTCAAGAGTACAAAGGGTTGATGGATGAGTATATTAAGTTATGCACAG ATCTCTCTAGAAACATCCTAAGAGGAATCTCCTTAGCTCTTGGTGGATCACCTTATGAATTTGAGGGAGAAATGGTTGGGGATCCTTTTTGGGTGATGCGTATAATTGGTTATCCAGGTGTAAACCAAGAAAATGTTATCGGATG TGGAGCTCACACTGACTATG GCTTGTTGACGCTTATAAATCAAGACGATGATAAAACTGCTCTTCAG ATACTTTCAAATGGAGTATACGAATCCACACTTCATAGAGTGATCAATAATGCTCCTCTATACCGT ACTAACTTTGACGCGATGGTTGAGCCACTGGAAATCTTCAAAGAGAAGTATCCAGGAGATAAAAGATCTCAAGTTCCCAAAAGAGTTGTATATGGAGAGCATCTCGTTAACAAAGTCCAAACCACCTTCGCAAAGTTATTGGAATACAGTTAA